The window AACTCTTGAGGGCCACTCATCGTAGCTCACATGCTAGGCGGCTAACCCCGACCACGGCTAACGGTAAAGTCAATGTGGTCGGTCTCAAGTTTGGAGACAAAACACCGGCGTTGCTTCGACACTCGTGCGTTTCCCCCTCCGCGTTTAACGCGTGTCGGTGAAACGAAGTAACGACGACGCTGctcggtgtgtgttttttttatttgtatttttaacgCGTTGACAGTAGCGGCGAACGGCGCCAGCGAATTAGCCACCGAGCTAACTTAACGTGGCGAGAGCCTCAATGTGGGTTAGCCGCTCCGCGTCCGGTGGCTAACAAATCTCCCCCAGCAGCCACAtcctgcttgttttttttttgtttttttttaacactacCTCGTCTTCCAAATACCTGCCAACGGACACCGACGAGGCGTGTGCACGCTCACCTTTCGTTCAATCGCGTTAAAACGTTGACAGTACCGGGGTCCGCTTCCTCAGCTGTAGCTCTTTAGGTCTGGTATTTTCGCCCATGCTGCATTATCAAAGGGCGGTGACATCGATGATTGACCGGGATGAAAGGCCAATCGGAGAGCAGGTCACGCCTCAGCTGAAGGGTTCAGCCAATCGGCGCTTGAACTGACGCAGCGCCGTCGGGAGTGAAACCAGAGGCGACTTCAACCCAGCGCTGTTTACCATTCATGCTATCGGCGGGATAtgtgtttacagtttttttttttttttttttttaatgtaacaaCAAATATCTGTGTTCTGCAGTTCTGTTCGTCTCGAGCCATTCGCTTACATGGAAACCCCTCGAGGAGGAGCTCGCTTCCCTAATGTCGATTCCCCTATTGCTCCTGATTATGCCTGCAGATTTAATCCATATTTTAAACCCTAAATTGATTTATAATCATGCATAAATAATCTAGAATCACTGTTGATAATAACGCTGCTGTTGGAGTGAACTAACACAGTCCTCTTGCATGAGAGAACACATGGCGGTTGCATTTCACCTTTgaacatattcaaataaaacGCGAGAGCAGCGTAATCTACTGCAAATTAATCGTTTTACAATCGGGTAATTTCGACAATTGCGTATCTGTGCACATGGATACGGCTCGTGAAGGAATGTCTTTTGAAATGGCACGTGTTGTTGTCTCCACTAAGCGGCAGCAGATTGCTGGTTGTGTCACAAAGTAGTTCCTGCTGCCTCCATCAAGTGTTTTAAACACTGATTTGAGAAACTGAAAATTCAACATGACACTGAGCTTTGTTTATTTGTGCCTGCTGTACGACTTGTGTCTCTCTTTAGtcgtttacctgtgtgtgtattgcatgTACACGACTACATGATCCTTTAATGAAGCGGAGCCTCGTCAATCTGCACACAATGAGCCGATATCGATGTGGAAATAACCATACAAAGCATCTCAATCAGGGTTTGACATTTATTGTAAGTCAAAATGTACAGTATTGTTTCAGCTGGACAtgcatgcaaaaaaaatcatcttAAATGTCTCATGTGAAACCAGCACAAGACATCATACTTGACTACAGTTTCAAATTAAGAACCTTTTTACACTTGTATTAATTATCAAAGTCACATGGCATCTCCGCAACACTTTTAAGATCTGCAATTAAATGGATGATTGGTTGTGATATCTTTAACCAGCTGTCCTAAAGGACGAGCAGTCAGGCAGGTACCATCAATTTGACCTAGAATGCacataaaatgtgtattttgctTATTGTTAAAATACTCGAGCTTCTCTTTATACAATACCAATGATGTCACAAAAAGTATCACGAtgtgggctttttttcttctctctctcaataGAATATGATGAATCATATAACCTCCTTAAATAAAATAGGTTCTTACGCTAAAgcattacaaaagaaaaaagagctgtaatatttaaaaaaaaatacaaaatggagAATTCAATCCTCCTTCTCAGAATTTTTTCATTAGAGACAATATGACTGCTGTGACAATTGTgttcaaaagtgcatttatgTCTATTCAGGATTATTTAAAAGACAACATTAGCATAAGCACTGATTGCGCCTAGTCAAAACAGGTTcgtcacatcttttttttttaaatttaaaataaaaaacacagataaagAGGAACAATAAGTAATCTGAAGCAGGACAGGCAAGAGGTGGTCGTTCCTTGTGATAGCTCTGCTGTCACAAATCGGGGTGCCAATTGccatttaatgttatttatgaaCAAACCGATTCACAGAATTGTTACACTTTGAGTTATAGTATGCACGTGATGCATTATAGAATTATagttccctttaaaaaaaaagtagtgtAGCTCACGAACAGTAATACTCAATTGTGATGAGTATCCCCTTATTTCAGCTGACGGAGAAGTGGTTTATGAGGAAGTGCTTTGGATTTAGGATTTAAGTGTCTGAAAGTGCTGCGTTCGTAAGactgttgattaaaaaaataatgaggcctgtaaataaaaacaacctcACCACAGAGCACTTGCCCTATGGCGgtcttaacaaaaaaaaaaaaaaatcaaatgtatttatttttgtttttggtatTTGTATCTTAGACATCTTTAGACTATTTGACAGTAGTGGAGTTAAGGATCTTCGATGTCCAGGAAATCCTTTTTAGGCAGTGCTGCCCCTCTGTACCAGGCACAAGAGTCATCACTCCTCTTGATGCAAGCAAAGTGTTTGGCCTGCCCGCCATTGACCGTCTTCTCAATCACCCAGTCCGTCCACAGGCACTCCGCCGGGCTGCTGATCATGCAGGGGATGGAGGTGCAGCGGGTGATCTGAGGATCGAGGAGAGACAAACATCAGGGAtttcacttcacacaaacaatgcATCTTTTCAAGGTTACTTTAGCTTGCAGTCATTTTCTACCTTGCATTCACAGCCCATTTCATAGCGCTGAGTCAGGCTCTTCTTCTGCGTGGCGCTCAGGGTCTCCCAGGGCTCAAGGAAGTCACACAGGTGATGTGCATCTTCCCATCAGTCTCCAGCTTGcctaaaagaggaaaaaaagtgcaTTCGATGCTAATGTGAAAACgtattgaaagaaaaataaaaaaatctgtatattttataatttgcaatatttaaatgtggttAAAGTTGTACCTGTGATAAGATACTCCTTGCCATTATGTTCCAGAGACACGCCACACACTGCAGAGGTGGGAGCTGTGTAGATGGCATCAATATCCTGGGCGGGACCTTTGAACGACTGACAATTCAAGCAGAGAACAGAACATTTAGATTCATATTGCAAATAAGTGTACGACGTGAAACGTTCGCTTCATCCACATACCTTGATTTGTTTGACGTCATACTTGAAGCGCTTGACGGGTTCCCGTAGATGTCATTGCCGACGTCAACCTCCTGCTTTCCAACTACCTTTGCCCTGATAACTGGAGAGAgacgacaaaaaaaacaaacacatttaggtTCATTGGATTTGAAGACAAAGTTTCAAAGTCAAAACACCATTgtcatgtaaacacaaacaggctCTGGGTCCGTCTGCATCTGATCTGGGCCCTTCCCAGTTTGGCATGCTGGAATCGGCAACAACACATTGCTGTGGCTTGGATCTGAGGAGGTTTCATGTGCCAGGTACTGGGAAGACAGAGGCAACATGAGTGTTTCATCAGCTGCAATCAGAGGGAGGAATGTGTGCTGCCTGCTCCCAGCTCCTGGGCCGACGCAGGAGGAAGCCAGTCAGCGATCTTTGAAAAAGCTGAACGAGAACGCTCCCCTTCGCCCCCAGGCCTCTCTGCCTGGTTAGAGGTGCTGACATGCAGATCAACCCCTCTCcctttttccccttctctctctctctctctctctctctgaggttaCAGCTTCCAGATTCGAGTCGTTACAACAGTCGAAGTGGAAAAATATCTTCAGAGCCATATCGATGAGCCTTTGAGCTCAAATACCGAGTATTCAACACAAATATATGACTCATGAGTTTCACAATCACTGCTTCTGCCATGTGAATCCAATGTTCACGTACAGTACAGCATTGATCATAAGCCTGTCATACCTAAATACCttgtttattacatgtattatgCAATGATCACTGCACGTTCTACTGACTACACTTACAAAATCATATTACAAATCAAGCTTTTAAGCGGAGGAGACTAGCGACACAGTTGATGTTAACCAGATGTTCTCCCTAAAGTCCAGTTTAAGTCCTTGCTTCCTCGAGGTGGCCGCTACGAACTAAGACCATCACCAGCTCGCTTCCTGACCAAATGAAGACTTTTTATATGACGAAGGTATGAAGCTGCAAGCCACATGTGCCCTAATTTGATGACAATAAAGGCTTACAGAACATCTCCTTTTAAGGGTCCAAAGAGTCgacccttaaaaaaaaggaaaaaagaagagcgCGTGCACGGATGgagagagtgatggagtgatgagGATGTTGCATTCTCCAAGCAAGGAGAGCACAGGAATAGCAGTCAGGTAGACATGTATACAGGGAGAAGACTAACCAGTATactgagaaagagggaggattTAGTTTCTAGGCcggaaaatgtgcaaaaaaataCTGACTTGTGCGCCGCAGAGCTGCTGTGAAGTAGCAGATATCCTGACTGGCGAACAAGCTGTACGACCTACAGGCACGAGTTAGAATGACACACTGCACCGTGTGATCTTCTCCCCCAGGGAAGATGGTTTACAGATCAAAACGTGCAAAGAGGATTAGTAGTaatgcccacacacacagatcacttCTCCTTCTACTGGTGTGAAGCAGGGCAGGTGAAAACATGCACAGCATGTACACATTAAGTGAATGATATCATTTGAGCACTCGGGCTTCAAAAACAACTTTCAGAGGGTGCAGGTCATCTCTTCAAAAAATTGCATTCAACATGCTAAAAATAGACACTTTCTTCAAAAACATCATGAAGAATAAATCATTAAAAGCCAAAACAAAAGCCCATTGCAATGAAGCACCAATAGTGCGTTTCGACCCACTAGCCTGGACTGATATGGAGTCTAATTCTACAGGCTAACAAAACCCTAAAATAATCATAGGCTTCAGAAAACTTGGAACCATCTAATTTACCAGCTactcaaacaataaaaacatattattctGTGTGTAGTATTGTGGTCATTGGAGCGCTTTTAAAaccaagagagaaagagaagaaaaacaaactcatGTCATGTGAT of the Cyclopterus lumpus isolate fCycLum1 chromosome 8, fCycLum1.pri, whole genome shotgun sequence genome contains:
- the timp2b gene encoding LOW QUALITY PROTEIN: metalloproteinase inhibitor 2b (The sequence of the model RefSeq protein was modified relative to this genomic sequence to represent the inferred CDS: inserted 2 bases in 2 codons) yields the protein MTWTANSCVVTLVILFLWRVEEIAEACSCSPAHPQQAFCNSDVVIRAKVVGKQEVDVGNDIYGNPXKRFKYDVKQIKSFKGPAQDIDAIYTAPTSAVCGVSLEHNGKEYLITGKLETDGKMHITXCDFLEPWETLSATQKKSLTQRYEMGCECKITRCTSIPCMISSPAECLWTDWVIEKTVNGGQAKHFACIKRSDDSCAWYRGAALPKKDFLDIEDP